The following nucleotide sequence is from Mycobacterium sp. Z3061.
CGTTGACGTCGGAATACGCCGTGCCCTCGATGGCCTTACCCGGATCGGCCGCCAGCGAACCGCTGGCGATCAACAATTGCGCCCGGCTCTGCAGCTGGTTGTCGATGTCGCTGTAGAGGGCGGCGGAGATCACCGCGTAGACGGCCAGCGACATCAGGACCACAACCATCGCCACCATCGACATCGCCAGCAGCATGACCCGCCATCGCAGCGACAACGAGCTGGTCGCCCGCAGCGGTGCGCGGCCGGCCCGGTCAGGGCGGCGGAACCAGGTCATCAGGGCGGCGTTTCGCGTAGCACGTAACCCACCCCGCGCACGGTGTGGATCAGCCGCGGCTCGCCGTCGGCCTCGGTCTTGCGACGCAGATATCCCACGTACACCTCGAGCGCATTACCCGAGGTGGGGAAGTCGAATCCCCACACCTCCTCCAGAATGCGGCTGCGAGTCAGCACGCGCCGCGGGTTTGCGATCAACATCTCCAGGAGGGCGAACTCGGTGCGGGTCAGACTGATCCGCCGTTGCCCGCGGATGACTTCGCGCGTGACAGGGTCCAGGCTCAGATCCGAGAAGGTCATCGCCACCGACTCGGCGGCGTCTTCCGGCTTGGTGCGGCGCAGCAGCGCCCGCATCCGTGCCAGCAGTTCCTCGAGAGCGAACGGCTTGGGCAGGTAGTCGTCGGCCCCGGCGTCCAGCCCCGCGACCCGCTCGGAGACCGAATCGCGAGCGGTGAGCACCAGAATGGGCAGGTCGTCGCCGGTGCTGCGCAGCTGCCGGCACACCTCGAGGCCGTCCAGCCGCGGCATCATCACATCCAGCACCACCGCATCAGGCCGGTCGCTGGCGATCAGTTCGAGCGCCTCAACCCCGTCGTGGGCCAACTCCACCGAGTAGCCGTTGAAGGAGAGCGACCTGCGCAGCGACTCGCGCACGGCACGATCGTCGTCGACGACAAGTATTCGCACGGAGCCTAGTTTCGTACGGAGGCCTGAGAGCGGCCTGAGAGGCGCGCCGAGAAGCCGCTAGTCACGCGGTGAGGCGTGCGCCGGCTGTGACTGACTGGGACGTCAGCGCTTGTCGAGGTCGACCAACCCGAGGCGAGCGGCTTTTAGCAGCCGGCGGGGCACCTTGTGCTTCTGACCGGCGACGTTCACGTTGACCAGCCCGGTCGCGGTGGCCTTCCACTGCGAACGCCGGCTGCGGGTATTCGAGCGCGACATTCTGCGCTTAGGTACGGCCATGGTCGGGCCTAACTCCTCGTGTGGGGCTTTCGGTCGGGCGTGTCGCGCTCCATGGCCTTGCGGGCCGGACGGCGACAGTTGACCTCAAGGGTAGTGGGTACACCGGCCGGTCACCAAAATGGCCCCTGCGCAGGTAGGCGCTGAGCCGGTTGACGCGCCGCCACCGACACCCGCTAACCTACCGGTTGGTTGGTTGATTGCGGCCGCCGAATCATCCCAATGGAGGGAGGACGCGCCCATTGTCTTCCGAGTTGTCTTCCGGGGCCCCTGCTGGCGCCGTGCGTATCGCGAACTGTTCCGGTTTCTACGGTGACCGGCTGTCCGCGATGCGCGAGATGCTCACCGGCGGTGAAGTCGACTACGTCACCGGTGACTACCTCGCCGAATTGACCATGCTGATCCTGGGCCGCGACCGGATGAAGAACCCCGAACGCGGTTACGCCAAGACCTTCCTCACCCAGCTTGAAGAGTGTCTGGGCCTGGCCCACGAGCGCGGCGTGCGCATCGTCACCAATGCCGGCGGCCTCAACCCTGCCGGGCTGGCGGATGCGGTGCGGGCACTGGCCGAGCGCCTGGGTGTCCCGGCGCGGGTTGCCCACGTGGAAGGCGACGACCTGCAACAGCGCGCGGCCGAGCTCGGACTGGGCACCCCGCTGACCGCGAATGCTTACCTGGGCAGCTGGGGCATCGCGGACTGCCTGAATGCCGGAGCCGACGTCGTGATCACCGGCCGGGTCACCGACGCCTCGGTGATCGTCGGGTCCGCGGCCGCGCACTTCGGCTGGGGCCGCACCGATTACGACCGACTCGCCGGCGCAGTCGTGGCCGGCCACGTCATCGAGTGCGGCACCCAGGCCACCGGCGGCAACTTCTCGTTTTTCACCGAGGTCGAGGATCTGACCTATCCCGGCTTCCCCCTTGCCGAGGTCTATGACGACGGTTCCTCGGTGATCACCAAGCATCCCGGCACCGGCGGCCTGGTCAGCGTGGATACCGTCACCGCGCAGTTGCTCTACGAGATCACCGGCGCCCGCTATGCCAATCCGGATGTGACTGCCCGGATGGACAGCATCACGCTGTCGTCCGACGGCCCCGACCGGGTGCGAATCAGCGGCGTCACCGGTGAACCGCCACCTCCGACGCTCAAGGTGTCACTGAACAGCATCGGCGGTTTCCGCAACGCCATGACGTTCGTATTGACCGGGCTGGACATCGAGGCGAAGGCGGAGTTGGTGCGACGCCAGCTCGAGGCCACGCTGACGGTCAAGCCCGCCGAGCTGGAGTGGACGCTGGCCCGTACCGACCACCCCGACGCCGACACCGAGCAAGGGGCCAGCGCCCTGCTGAGCTGCGTGGTGCGCGATCCGGATCCGGCCAGCGTCGGACGCAAATTCTCCGCCGCGGCAGTCGAATTGGCGCTCGCCAGTTATCCGGGCTTCACCTCTACCGCCCCGCCGGGTGACGGACAGGTGTACGGCGTCTACACCCCGGGCTACGTCGATGCCCGGTTGGTGCCGCACGTCGCGGTGCACGCCGACGGAACCCGCGTCGAAATCCCCTGCGCCACCGAAACTTTGGCACTGGAGGCGGCGGGCGACCCGGAGTTGCCCGAACCGCTGGCCGCCCAGCCCACCCGACGGGTACCACTGGGCCTGATCGCCGGCGCCCGCAGCGGCGACAAAGGCGGCTCGGCCAACGTCGGGGTGTGGGTCCGCACCGACGACCAGTGGCGCTGGCTGGCGCACACACTGACCGTCGATCTACTGAAAAAGCTGCTGCCCGAAGCGGCCGACCTGCCCGTCACCCGGCATCTGCTGCCGAATATCCGGGCGGTGAACTTCGTGATCGAAGACATTCTCGGCCAGGGCGTGGCCTACCAGGCCCGCTTCGATCCGCAGGCAAAGGGGCTGGGCGAATGGTTGCGCAGCCGTCACGTCGACATTCCGGAGAAGTTGTTATGAACGTCTGGACCACGCCGGAGCGCGAGCAATTGCGCAAGACCGTGCGCTCGTTCGCCGAGCGGGAGGTGCTGCCCAATATCGACGAGTGGGAGCGCACCGGCGACCTGCCGCGCGAACTGCATCTGCGCGCCGGCGAGGCGGGCCTGCTCGGGGCGAACTTCCCGGAATCGGTGGGCGGCGGTGGCGGGGATGGCGTCGACGCGGTGCTGATCTGCGAAGAGATGCACCAATCCGGCGCTCCCGGCGGCGTTTTCGCGTCGTTGTTCACCTGCGGCATCGCGGTGCCGCACATGATCGCCTCGGGTGACCAGCGGCTGATCGACACGTATGTGCGGCCGACGCTGGCCGGCGAGAAGATCGGCTCGCTGGCCATCACCGAACCCGGCGGCGGATCCGATGTCGGGCACCTGCGGACCTCGGCGGTGAAAGACGGCGACCACTACGTGATCAACGGCGCGAAGACCTACATCACCTCCGCGGTGCGTGCCGACTTCGTGGTGACCGCCGTACGTACCGGCGGGCCCGGCGCAGCAGGCGTTTCGCTGATCGTGGTCGACAAGGGCACGCCGGGATTCGAGGTGTCACGCAAGCTGGACAAGATGGGCTGGCGCTCCTCGGACACCGCTGAGCTGTCCTACACCGACGTGCGGGTGCCGGTGGAGAACCTGGTCGGCGTGGAGAACACCGGCTTCGCCCAGATCGCGCAGGCCTTCGTGTCCGAGCGGATCGCCCTTGCCGCCCAGGCCTATTCGAGTGCGCAGCGCTGCCTGGACATCACCGCACAGTGGTGCCGCGACCGGGAGACGTTCGGCCGCCCGCTGATCTCGCGGCAGTCGGTGCAGAACACCCTGGCCGAGATGGCACGGCGGATCGACGTCGCGCGGGTGTACTCGCGCCGGGTGGTGGAGCGCCAGCTCGAAGGCGAGACCAATCTGATCACCGAGGTCTGTTTCGCCAAGAACACCGCCGTCGAGGCCGGGGAATGGGTGGCCAACCAGGCCGTCCAATTGTTCGGTGGCATGGGCTATAT
It contains:
- the mprA gene encoding two-component system response regulator MprA, which codes for MRILVVDDDRAVRESLRRSLSFNGYSVELAHDGVEALELIASDRPDAVVLDVMMPRLDGLEVCRQLRSTGDDLPILVLTARDSVSERVAGLDAGADDYLPKPFALEELLARMRALLRRTKPEDAAESVAMTFSDLSLDPVTREVIRGQRRISLTRTEFALLEMLIANPRRVLTRSRILEEVWGFDFPTSGNALEVYVGYLRRKTEADGEPRLIHTVRGVGYVLRETPP
- the rpmF gene encoding 50S ribosomal protein L32, with protein sequence MAVPKRRMSRSNTRSRRSQWKATATGLVNVNVAGQKHKVPRRLLKAARLGLVDLDKR
- a CDS encoding acyclic terpene utilization AtuA family protein, producing the protein MRIANCSGFYGDRLSAMREMLTGGEVDYVTGDYLAELTMLILGRDRMKNPERGYAKTFLTQLEECLGLAHERGVRIVTNAGGLNPAGLADAVRALAERLGVPARVAHVEGDDLQQRAAELGLGTPLTANAYLGSWGIADCLNAGADVVITGRVTDASVIVGSAAAHFGWGRTDYDRLAGAVVAGHVIECGTQATGGNFSFFTEVEDLTYPGFPLAEVYDDGSSVITKHPGTGGLVSVDTVTAQLLYEITGARYANPDVTARMDSITLSSDGPDRVRISGVTGEPPPPTLKVSLNSIGGFRNAMTFVLTGLDIEAKAELVRRQLEATLTVKPAELEWTLARTDHPDADTEQGASALLSCVVRDPDPASVGRKFSAAAVELALASYPGFTSTAPPGDGQVYGVYTPGYVDARLVPHVAVHADGTRVEIPCATETLALEAAGDPELPEPLAAQPTRRVPLGLIAGARSGDKGGSANVGVWVRTDDQWRWLAHTLTVDLLKKLLPEAADLPVTRHLLPNIRAVNFVIEDILGQGVAYQARFDPQAKGLGEWLRSRHVDIPEKLL
- a CDS encoding acyl-CoA dehydrogenase family protein, whose product is MNVWTTPEREQLRKTVRSFAEREVLPNIDEWERTGDLPRELHLRAGEAGLLGANFPESVGGGGGDGVDAVLICEEMHQSGAPGGVFASLFTCGIAVPHMIASGDQRLIDTYVRPTLAGEKIGSLAITEPGGGSDVGHLRTSAVKDGDHYVINGAKTYITSAVRADFVVTAVRTGGPGAAGVSLIVVDKGTPGFEVSRKLDKMGWRSSDTAELSYTDVRVPVENLVGVENTGFAQIAQAFVSERIALAAQAYSSAQRCLDITAQWCRDRETFGRPLISRQSVQNTLAEMARRIDVARVYSRRVVERQLEGETNLITEVCFAKNTAVEAGEWVANQAVQLFGGMGYMAESEIERQYRDMRILGIGGGTTEILTALAAKLLGYQS